GTTGATTTGAATTTTCTCAATAGCAGTATCAAAGTAAAATTGGTATTAGTTTGTTGCCTTTTGACTTTCTGCAAGAGCCCCACCTGGTTGGCTAATTGGTCCATAgaaaataataagatatttagTAGGTAACAAGAAATGATAGAAGTCGGTTCGCTAGTTTTTACTTTTTTCTAATGATGTATTTTTGAAGTAAAGTGGATCTTGTTTGAAAAACATAAGTTAAAGTGAAAATAATTTTGTCTATGCTTTGCATAAACTAAGTGCTAACAGTAAGTGTGTGTGATCTACAGAATGTGCATCAGGGGTATCCAGCTGAAGCATTGGAGCGTTTTCTTAAAGCAAGAGATTGGAATCTTGGCAAAGCCCATAAAATGGTTAAATATGTTTCCTTAATCTATGGGAACTTGTTAATCTCCTAAAGAAATCATTTGTACATGGCTGGAATTGTTTTACTAACAGCAATATTGTTTCAGTTGATTGATTGTTTGCAATGGAGGTTGCAAAATGAGATCGATAATATATTGTCGGTGAGTGAAAAGATTCTGATGAACGAGACATACCTCAATATGGATAGTGTTTCTTGCTTTGAAACCATTATGTGAAGTCATTCTATGCTTAGGGTAATGATTGGAGATTTATTAATGATTTACAGAAACCTATCGTTCCTGATGATTTGTACAGAGCTGTTCGGGACTCTCAGCTTGTGGGATTGTCTGGTTACTCAACAGAGGTATTCCATTGCTCTCATGAAATTATTTCGCCTTTCGATCTTTAGCCTTTACTATATTTTATTGCCACCATTGCCACTTTAACCTAGTAATTACGAGTATTCTATTTCGTTATGTCAAATATGTGTGTTGATCTTGAAATCTCAATCGTGATTAAGAGATGATTTTTAGTGATTAGCAGAATCCTGCAATCAAATTTATGAAATTCTTAATTTTCATGGTAATGTTTTTCAGGGTCTTCCTGTCATTGCTGTTGGGGTCGGACTCAGCACCTTCGACAAAGCATCTGTAAGGATAGTGTAATTTATTTactgtttaatttattttatttggggTTGGAAAGAAAAACAAAGTAATGTTAAGGTTAGCTTTAGTAACACTATAATGCAACTGTGGAAAACATTTACACAAGCCTTCTTATAAATGGTAgcgaaaatgtttatttaaaataCTGTGATTTGGGAATTTGTTTTCATGATATTTGCTTTTGTGATTCTCTCATTTCAGGTAAATTACTATGTGCAGTCACACATTCAAATGAATGAATATAGAGATCGTGTAGTTTTGGTGATTACCTCACTTTTgtcttttgtctttttttttaaaataaccttCTCCTAGCCTCAATTTTTTTCATCTCTCCTATTCTCATTTGCTGTTTTTTGTTTTAGCCTTCTGCTACGCGGAAGTATGGACGGTATATTGGTACTTGTCTTAAGGTTTTGGATATGACCGGTCTGAAGCTTTCCGCACTTAACCAAATAAAGGTACTCATCCAATGAACACAGCTGTTGCAGTGGATGTTTTTTCAGTGAAAACTGTTGTGTTCCTTTCTTATACCACTTGTGGACATGATTATTCCTTTTATGTATTCTCCGATCAATGACAATCTTAGTCTTGAAATATAATTCCTTGGAATGAATGTTTTATTGATCATCTATCCGCTGAGGCCGTTGACATAAAAGTATTTTCAGTTTCTGTCATTTAAATGTAGCAAGGAAGTAGAGAAGATGGTATTTTTATCTTATGTCGTTCTAAAATCTACTGAAGTGGAATAGTGTCTTTCTATATGCATTTTTGCAACAAAGGCCCTGTTTTTCAGTTCTTGTTTATCGTTTCTGCTTTGTAGTAGCGTGTTACATGTTCCATTCTATTTTGTTAAGAAAACTCTGATTTGCAATCACCTAGCTTTTTTAATGTTTTTCTCCATCTGACACCGTGATTGATCCATATCTCCAACCTTCTGTTGCAGCTTTTGACAGTCATATCTACAATAGATGACTTGAACTACCCAGAGAAGACCGATACATACTATATCGTCAATGCCCCGTACATATTTTCAGCGTGTTGGAAGGTTTGTGCTTTACTGTAAAAGGAATTCCCATTGCTTCTTCTATAGCTGCTGTAATCCACAATTCGCTCGTCCAAGACACTGACTGAAAGGCGGAAATGCATTATCTTGAATTTCATGCAGGTTGTCAAACCTCTATTACAGGAAAGAACCAGGAGGAAAATTCAGGTGCTTCAGGGTTGTGGAAGAGATGAGTTACTGAAAGTGAGCATGTTTATCTTTGAATGGGGATTGAGCTTGTTCTTAAGATTTGGCCTAAAAACATGTTCTTTTGTTGGTTGATCTGACTTGGAATCTTGTCTGCAGATAATGGATTATGCATCCCTCCCACATTTTTGTAAAAGGGAAGGATCTGGGTCTTCTCGGCATACTGGGAATGGAATCGCCGACAATTGTTTTTCCTTGGATCATCCGTTCCATCAAGATCTCTACAATTATGTCAGGTTCCAAGCTGAGTCATTGGAGACTGCTCAACTAACCAAAGAAGGGTCGTTTCATGTAAAGTTCCCTGAGCCAAACCCCGATGATGCTGAGATTGCAAGAACGATTGAATCCGAGTTCCAAAAGTTTGGAAACAAAAACGGCCTTTCCAAGTCGATGAGCAACCTGAGAGTTAACGGTTCATGAAAAACTTGCACAACGACAGATTACCACCACCACACGATGAGTCCGGCCGTCGATGATGTTGAAGCCCTACTAGTAGATTGGTAAACACACACAAAACCATCGTTTATAGATGGAGAGTTCTTCAATTATTAATGTAATAGTATGTATTTGCTTGCATCAACTCGATGCAGGTGTTATAGGACACAATACTGATCTGGTTTAGTTTAAACACCACCAACTTGGGTGGATGATCGATCATATGTATCCTTGTGTTGTTAGAACATGTAGGAGAAACGATGGAGCAAGTTTGCTCATACACATGCTAATTGCTTCTTGACTAATCCAGCCTTATACAATCTATATAGCCTTTTTTGGGCAACTCCAGCTCCCAAATGGGACCAATTTTATCTAAGCATAACAATATATTTTAATAGCCAACGTACAATGGATGCAAAAAAAAGCTACAACTTGATAAGAGCAGAAAAAATAGTTAAGTAGCCTTCCATTAGAAAAAATAGTTAAGTAGCCTTCTATTggataatgtaaaattatattttttttacctaaatgaatagtatttctttatatgtagtgtaatactattcatcaagctataaatattttattatttttttataaacttttgtatatatatatatgagtgtgatactattattttaattattttattttttaaaataaataaaatatttttaaaattataatatataaataatgtaaaaaaacagatgtatggtataatgtaaaaattttgaggtaaattataaaaatgtatgtttttgtgatatattttatactacactttctttataatatttagctaaaactcataaaaacatcttctatcagctcctttatacatatatttataatagatatgcacaaactccaattaatctatatccatatctacatttacatatcctttatataatattttaatttttttttctttttcaattattttattttactttaagtaataaaatatgtttatgatgtaaagaaatatatagagaagctgatatatggtataatataaaacttagaggtaaaatagaaaaatgtgtgttttgatgAGGTATTTTAAAGAATGGACTAGAGCACCCAATGTGAGGTAAAATCAAATGCATATTGGCATAGTTTTTCTCATTAAGAAAAATGATTTGCTAAAGATGGGCAGCCTTAAAACAACTCTTCAAAATTAGTGAAAGGTGAGTTTCTGATGTAAGTCACAATATTTGTTAAGAAGCAACTAGTGTGTCATTAAGGAATACTAAAACCCAAATTTTTTTGAAGAAAAGAATCGGTGGAATTCATGTAATTTGGGAAAACATTCATATATGCACAAGTACAAACTTCTATGGGTACATAGGAACAAAAGAAAGAGAGATCAAACCAAATGCATCCCCAGCCCACATTTTACAACACCTGTGGTAAGTTTTCTGGGGAAACTATCTTCTTCCATAATCAGTATAGTTCTTTGTATTGGTGTATTACAAAATATTTTAGCACACCAGTGAGTGAGGTTTGTAGACTATCTCGACTGTTTGTAGCAGCTATAAGCAACGGCCACTGATAGAGCAGCACAGGCAACAGCTAGAGCTGCATATGTATCTTCACGCTCCCAGCTCTCCAACCATGTCGGCATAGAACAAACCCTTCGTGTTGAAGACCCTTTGCCACTATTTATCCGAGAGACTAAATTTCGGCTGTTCTTTTTCTTATCAGCTATCACTTTCTTTGATTTCTCGTTTGCATCAGAACAATGCTTCTTCTCAGGTAACACAGGGTTTTGACAGCACGAAGAGCTTCCGTACTCCTGGCAGCAGCTCATAACCTCGGCTGAGGATCTAATAGCACCATTGTTTGAAAGAGTTCTCTGTGTTTGTACCAGCTCACTCATGTCCTTTCCGACATTAGCTTCGCCATTCAACTGGAGTCTCTGGTACTGAGATTCTTTTTGTTCTTCCTCCGATAAACCCATCTGACCCCTGAATCAGGACTCACATTCAATGGATATTTTAACAATTAGGTCTCGAAAGAACAAAAAAGATGCTAGAAATTTTAGAAAGAGTAATCATTTTGATCAATCACGCGTTCAACTCTACTCAAATTCAAGTTATGCATCCGATAATTCTGTTTAAAGAGACCATAAAATGATCATTCCTCAAAGCACATGAGGTAAAACATTGGATTCAGCCACTTTGACAGCGAATATATACACCATTTAAAAAACTATGAAGTAAAacattggaaaaaaaaatattactaccTCCAAAGCCTATCTACAATTTCTCCTTTCCCAATATGCAGTTCAAGTAATGCAGATACATCATCTGGACTAACATATCCATACCTGTAGAAACATAATCAATGTAATAGCATTGATCAGCTACTGGTAAATATAGACATTTAAGACTTCCACTCGAAAAGGAATAAAACTACTATTGAATCTTGCAACAAAAGGAAACATAAAAGATAAATTAATGAATTGACATAAAAAAATTCTCTCTCACCAGTGTCCAGTTACTTCTCCCTTGACATTTGGTCCAAATATAATCACATTTCCAGCATATTTATGCCCTCCAATGTGTGAACATGGGCTAACGGAAACTTTTCCTTGCAACGCAAGCATTTCTATTTCATCCCTGAATCTACTGACCAGCGCTGGCCCACAAACTCCACATCGGCGATCTCGGGATCCATGAGAACATACAAATATATATGAACCTTTTAGTGTTTCTGGAGTCCCAGGCAGCCATTCACCATCCTTCACTAAAACTTCTTCAACAAATGTGTCAACATCAAAATGTGTCAA
The Humulus lupulus chromosome 6, drHumLupu1.1, whole genome shotgun sequence DNA segment above includes these coding regions:
- the LOC133783329 gene encoding SEC14 cytosolic factor-like isoform X2, which produces MGIVNQEAIKQFQLLLEQDEPLKNSFKNVHQGYPAEALERFLKARDWNLGKAHKMLIDCLQWRLQNEIDNILSKPIVPDDLYRAVRDSQLVGLSGYSTEGLPVIAVGVGLSTFDKASVNYYVQSHIQMNEYRDRVVLPSATRKYGRYIGTCLKVLDMTGLKLSALNQIKLLTVISTIDDLNYPEKTDTYYIVNAPYIFSACWKVVKPLLQERTRRKIQVLQGCGRDELLKIMDYASLPHFCKREGSGSSRHTGNGIADNCFSLDHPFHQDLYNYVRFQAESLETAQLTKEGSFHVKFPEPNPDDAEIARTIESEFQKFGNKNGLSKSMSNLRVNGS
- the LOC133783330 gene encoding uncharacterized protein LOC133783330 — protein: MMGSARDRDDGPLTYANPSSSSSPITVSSDPLDSFLSDPTSHIGSASGSFQNEGLLADTSGSNSDAEFGFSRPEFRTTQLVGTVDLYQRHVFLCYKNPQVWPPRIEAAEFDRLPRLLSAAVLARKSDMKKETRLTICEGHDGTETSNGDVLIFPDMIRYRRLTHFDVDTFVEEVLVKDGEWLPGTPETLKGSYIFVCSHGSRDRRCGVCGPALVSRFRDEIEMLALQGKVSVSPCSHIGGHKYAGNVIIFGPNVKGEVTGHWYGYVSPDDVSALLELHIGKGEIVDRLWRGQMGLSEEEQKESQYQRLQLNGEANVGKDMSELVQTQRTLSNNGAIRSSAEVMSCCQEYGSSSCCQNPVLPEKKHCSDANEKSKKVIADKKKNSRNLVSRINSGKGSSTRRVCSMPTWLESWEREDTYAALAVACAALSVAVAYSCYKQSR
- the LOC133783329 gene encoding SEC14 cytosolic factor-like isoform X1, with translation MGIVNQEAIKQFQLLLEQADEPLKNSFKNVHQGYPAEALERFLKARDWNLGKAHKMLIDCLQWRLQNEIDNILSKPIVPDDLYRAVRDSQLVGLSGYSTEGLPVIAVGVGLSTFDKASVNYYVQSHIQMNEYRDRVVLPSATRKYGRYIGTCLKVLDMTGLKLSALNQIKLLTVISTIDDLNYPEKTDTYYIVNAPYIFSACWKVVKPLLQERTRRKIQVLQGCGRDELLKIMDYASLPHFCKREGSGSSRHTGNGIADNCFSLDHPFHQDLYNYVRFQAESLETAQLTKEGSFHVKFPEPNPDDAEIARTIESEFQKFGNKNGLSKSMSNLRVNGS